Proteins encoded in a region of the Xylocopa sonorina isolate GNS202 chromosome 1, iyXylSono1_principal, whole genome shotgun sequence genome:
- the Twisted gene encoding protein O-mannosyl-transferase 2 isoform X1: MKNTTNHLESAHKVKNVHLHKPRTIKQKRETIELVWWLLFGIIVILTIGTRFYRVTEPQHVCWDETHFGKMGSWYINRTFFFDVHPPLGKMLIALSGYLSGYDGTFPFEKPGDKFENVKYVGMRIFCTFLGATIVPLSFLIVWDLTKSVQAATFSSLFILFDVGLLTLNQYILLDPILLCFMMCATWGMARISSLHNEPFTWKWWGWLSFTGISLACTISVKFVGLFVVLLVGLYSAFELWRELGDLTKPIVHVGKHLLARCICLIFLPILLYMLFFYIHLTVLSKSGSGDGFYSSEFQSLLEGNSLYNATMPRQLAYGATITLKNHRTGGGYLHSHWHFYPEGVGARQQQITTYSHKDDNNLWLIKKFDTDDIPSEPVLVKHGDLIRLEHVITRRNLHSHKEIAPVSKKHYQVTGYGENGTGDANDVWKILIANGKDGDVIETVTSKLKFVHYLHHCVLTCSGKTLPKWAYSQQEVSCNPNMRDKNALWNIEDNNYAKLPNVSFQVYAPGFLNRFLESHAVMLQGNSDLKVKEGEVSSRPWQWPINYRGQFFSGNSLRIYLLGNPIIWWSNIVFLIFFIILYIHASVRQQRGCIESPAILEQRNKMMNAGKWLFIGWTLHYAPFWAMSRVLYFHHYFPALLYSSMLTGVTLNYIINRLLILFPNKIGYVIYHTIIGIVLSSMIYSFYLFSPLAYGMVGPSSLDPESPMHSLRWMDTWEF; the protein is encoded by the exons ATGAAGAACACAACTAATCATTTAGAAAGTGCACATAAAGTAAAAAATGTTCATTTACATAAACCACGTACAATTAAACAAAAAAGGGAAACAATCGAGCT TGTCTGGTGGCTGTTATTTGGTATTATCGTAATACTCACAATAGGGACAAGATTTTATAGAGTTACAGAGCCACAGCATGTTTG TTGGGATGAAACACATTTTGGCAAAATGGGAAGTTGGTACATAAATAGAACATTCTTCTTTGATGTCCATCCACCTCTTGGAAAG ATGTTAATAGCATTATCTGGTTATTTAAGTGGATACGATGGGACGTTTCCCTTTGAGAAACCTGGAGATAAGTTTGAGAATGTTAAATATGTTGgcatgagaatt tTTTGCACTTTTTTAGGTGCAACCATAGTTCCTCTATCGTTTCTAATTGTATGGGATTTGACAAAATCTGTTCAGGCAGCAACATTTTCttcattatttattttatttg ATGTAGGATTACTGACATTGAATCAGTACATTTTGCTGGATCCTATACTATTATGCTTTATGATGTGTGCAACTTGGGGAATGGCTCGTATAAGTTCCCTTCATAACGAACCATTTACATGGAAATGGTGGGGATGGTTATCGTTCACAGGAATCTCCCTTGCTTGTACAATTAGCGTAAAGTTTGTTGGTTTGTTTGTCGTTCTACTGGTTGGACTTTATAGTGCTTTTGAATTGTGGAGAGAATTGGGAGATCTGACAAAGCCTATT GTCCATGTTGGAAAACACTTGCTAGCACGATGTATTTGTCTCATTTTCTTACCGATATTATTGTATATGCTATTTTTTTATATTCATCTTACTGTTTTAAGTAAAAG CGGAAGTGGAGACGGATTCTATAGTTCGGAATTTCAGTCTTTACTGGAGGGAAATTCTTTGTATAATGCAACAATGCCACGTCAATTAGCTTATGGAGCTACAATTACATTGAAAAATCACAGAACTGGCGGAGGATACTTACATTCTCATTGGCATTTTTATCCAGAAGGCGTTGGAGCTAGGCAACAACAA ATTACTACTTATTCGCATAAAGATGATAACAATCTGTGGTTAATAAAGAAGTTTGATACCGACGACATACCATCAGAACCAGTGCTAGTAAAACATGGTGATCTTATACGGTTGGAACACGTTATCACACGTCGAAATTTGCACTCGCATAAAGAAATCGCGCCTGTCTCCAAAAAGCACTATCAAGTTACGGGATACGGTGAA AATGGCACCGGAGATGCTAACGATGTATGGAAAATTTTAATAGCAAATGGCAAGGATGGTGATGTAATTGAAACAGTAACGAGTAAATTAAAGTTTGTGCACTATTTACACCATTGCGTTTTAACGTGCAGCGGTAAAACATTGCCAAAGTG GGCTTACAGTCAACAGGAAGTTTCTTGTAATCCAAACATGAGAGATAAGAATGCTCTATGGAATATCGAGGACAATAATTATGCAAAGT TACCAAACGTTAGCTTCCAAGTATACGCACCTGGATTCTTAAACAGGTTTTTAGAGTCACACGCAGTTATGTTACAAGGAAATTCCGATCTAAAAGTTAAAGAAGGAGAAGTATCGTCACGTCCGTGGCAGTGGCCCATTAATTATAGG GGACAATTTTTTTCCGGTAACAGTTTAAGAATATATTTACTTGGCAATCCAATCATATGGTGGAGCAATATTGTATTTTTAATATTctttattatattatacattcacgcTTCTGTGCGGCAGCAACGCGGTTGCATAGAAAGCCCTGCTATTCTTGAGCAAAGAAATAAAATGATGAACGCAGGGAAATGGCTGTTTATTGGCTGGACATTGCACTATGCACCATTCTGGGCAATGAGCAGAGTTTTATATTTCCATCATTATTTCCCGGCCTTATTATATAGTTCTATGTTGACTGGGGTAACTTTAAATTACATTATCAACAGGTTACTCATTTTATTCCCAAATAAAATTGGATACGTTATATATCATACAATAATAGGCATTGTTCTTTCAAGTATGATATATAG TTTTTATCTGTTTTCTCCATTGGCTTATGGTATGGTTGGCCCCTCCTCTCTAGACCCTGAGAGTCCAATGCATTCTTTAAGATGGATGGATACTTGGGAATTTTAA
- the Twisted gene encoding protein O-mannosyl-transferase 2 isoform X2 yields the protein MSIHLLESFQMLIALSGYLSGYDGTFPFEKPGDKFENVKYVGMRIFCTFLGATIVPLSFLIVWDLTKSVQAATFSSLFILFDVGLLTLNQYILLDPILLCFMMCATWGMARISSLHNEPFTWKWWGWLSFTGISLACTISVKFVGLFVVLLVGLYSAFELWRELGDLTKPIVHVGKHLLARCICLIFLPILLYMLFFYIHLTVLSKSGSGDGFYSSEFQSLLEGNSLYNATMPRQLAYGATITLKNHRTGGGYLHSHWHFYPEGVGARQQQITTYSHKDDNNLWLIKKFDTDDIPSEPVLVKHGDLIRLEHVITRRNLHSHKEIAPVSKKHYQVTGYGENGTGDANDVWKILIANGKDGDVIETVTSKLKFVHYLHHCVLTCSGKTLPKWAYSQQEVSCNPNMRDKNALWNIEDNNYAKLPNVSFQVYAPGFLNRFLESHAVMLQGNSDLKVKEGEVSSRPWQWPINYRGQFFSGNSLRIYLLGNPIIWWSNIVFLIFFIILYIHASVRQQRGCIESPAILEQRNKMMNAGKWLFIGWTLHYAPFWAMSRVLYFHHYFPALLYSSMLTGVTLNYIINRLLILFPNKIGYVIYHTIIGIVLSSMIYSFYLFSPLAYGMVGPSSLDPESPMHSLRWMDTWEF from the exons ATGTCCATCCACCTCTTGGAAAG TTTTCAGATGTTAATAGCATTATCTGGTTATTTAAGTGGATACGATGGGACGTTTCCCTTTGAGAAACCTGGAGATAAGTTTGAGAATGTTAAATATGTTGgcatgagaatt tTTTGCACTTTTTTAGGTGCAACCATAGTTCCTCTATCGTTTCTAATTGTATGGGATTTGACAAAATCTGTTCAGGCAGCAACATTTTCttcattatttattttatttg ATGTAGGATTACTGACATTGAATCAGTACATTTTGCTGGATCCTATACTATTATGCTTTATGATGTGTGCAACTTGGGGAATGGCTCGTATAAGTTCCCTTCATAACGAACCATTTACATGGAAATGGTGGGGATGGTTATCGTTCACAGGAATCTCCCTTGCTTGTACAATTAGCGTAAAGTTTGTTGGTTTGTTTGTCGTTCTACTGGTTGGACTTTATAGTGCTTTTGAATTGTGGAGAGAATTGGGAGATCTGACAAAGCCTATT GTCCATGTTGGAAAACACTTGCTAGCACGATGTATTTGTCTCATTTTCTTACCGATATTATTGTATATGCTATTTTTTTATATTCATCTTACTGTTTTAAGTAAAAG CGGAAGTGGAGACGGATTCTATAGTTCGGAATTTCAGTCTTTACTGGAGGGAAATTCTTTGTATAATGCAACAATGCCACGTCAATTAGCTTATGGAGCTACAATTACATTGAAAAATCACAGAACTGGCGGAGGATACTTACATTCTCATTGGCATTTTTATCCAGAAGGCGTTGGAGCTAGGCAACAACAA ATTACTACTTATTCGCATAAAGATGATAACAATCTGTGGTTAATAAAGAAGTTTGATACCGACGACATACCATCAGAACCAGTGCTAGTAAAACATGGTGATCTTATACGGTTGGAACACGTTATCACACGTCGAAATTTGCACTCGCATAAAGAAATCGCGCCTGTCTCCAAAAAGCACTATCAAGTTACGGGATACGGTGAA AATGGCACCGGAGATGCTAACGATGTATGGAAAATTTTAATAGCAAATGGCAAGGATGGTGATGTAATTGAAACAGTAACGAGTAAATTAAAGTTTGTGCACTATTTACACCATTGCGTTTTAACGTGCAGCGGTAAAACATTGCCAAAGTG GGCTTACAGTCAACAGGAAGTTTCTTGTAATCCAAACATGAGAGATAAGAATGCTCTATGGAATATCGAGGACAATAATTATGCAAAGT TACCAAACGTTAGCTTCCAAGTATACGCACCTGGATTCTTAAACAGGTTTTTAGAGTCACACGCAGTTATGTTACAAGGAAATTCCGATCTAAAAGTTAAAGAAGGAGAAGTATCGTCACGTCCGTGGCAGTGGCCCATTAATTATAGG GGACAATTTTTTTCCGGTAACAGTTTAAGAATATATTTACTTGGCAATCCAATCATATGGTGGAGCAATATTGTATTTTTAATATTctttattatattatacattcacgcTTCTGTGCGGCAGCAACGCGGTTGCATAGAAAGCCCTGCTATTCTTGAGCAAAGAAATAAAATGATGAACGCAGGGAAATGGCTGTTTATTGGCTGGACATTGCACTATGCACCATTCTGGGCAATGAGCAGAGTTTTATATTTCCATCATTATTTCCCGGCCTTATTATATAGTTCTATGTTGACTGGGGTAACTTTAAATTACATTATCAACAGGTTACTCATTTTATTCCCAAATAAAATTGGATACGTTATATATCATACAATAATAGGCATTGTTCTTTCAAGTATGATATATAG TTTTTATCTGTTTTCTCCATTGGCTTATGGTATGGTTGGCCCCTCCTCTCTAGACCCTGAGAGTCCAATGCATTCTTTAAGATGGATGGATACTTGGGAATTTTAA
- the LOC143431566 gene encoding post-GPI attachment to proteins factor 6 isoform X2, which yields MRGSVLVVLLAWIIAREQGLCGKLERVAHQPNNILDDYYAYRHISIVHFSIPDCTVAAGFKFIVKEEKTGGIGSCSPRNVSIYLKSGSLPFVQPDGSKIAAKLMKGRRRYYTLTMESNGDEYMIRIDAPSPGDWYAIAFRSWSDPDNGKITQQGLGASCDTVLDAELLVEPASIMLPMEPRSIYEVHMNESVDSAVMQLLIPDEFVDSSLTLTSTCGEECRIAVHVTAEDHLAGTIVNTTTATVYFKPYSDTFHYATLRLLSGESSTVSLQLLDSSPTDFTQVKPVDLMRKSLPDFFLFDYEHLRGNGTKPSAFNLTADTLSVLSFEIGRVYDVGGTLTLGLKLVDTKDKEKKNVVVVACISLGYYSNITAGGGCVRTENTTAADIYVNSTKPASLHIPYPESGIWHLSLRAFCLEENCRCIATCLNGTACEDCDCMSPCEARVESRISSLPCIEGRCNSRGKCMHYMSGGFVFAACHCSGAYRGFDCADDTNLAFIGSIYVAIRREYFTEAIVYAAVMFFSTFYHACEAGEDVYSVCIMRLSVLQFCDFFNALLSIWVTLVAMASFGPKLTAFCQISGAVILAMSAEMDRTALWVFLLPAITGSALIGLSWGMRCKRRGTIRYPSRPYRSIYFPAGLLIVSLGLICYAFLQTRSNYYIVHSLWHVCVAVGVILLLPKRQYMK from the exons ATGCGTGGCAGCGTGCTAGTCGTTTTGTTGGCATGGATCATCGCGAGAGAACAGGGCCTGTGCGGCAAACTCGAGCGAGTCGCTCATCAACCGAACAACATCCTCGACGACTATTACGCCTACCGTCACATCTCCATCGTCCACTTCAGCATCCCGGATTGCACGGTTGCCGCAGGGTTCAA GTTCATTGTAAAAGAAGAGAAAACTGGAGGAATAGGTAGCTGTTCGCCCCGGAATGTCTCGATATACTTGAAATCCGGCAGCCTGCCGTTCGTGCAACCGGACGGATCGAAAATAGCGGCTAAGCTCATGAAAGGGAGACGTCGTTATTATACCCTGACAATGGAGAGTAACGGGGATGAGTATATGATCAGAATCGACGCACCTTCGCCGGGTGATTGGTACGCTATCGCGTTTCGATCCTGGAGCGATCCTGACAACGGGAAGATCACTCAACAAG GTCTTGGAGCGTCGTGCGACACTGTATTGGACGCAGAGTTACTTGTAGAACCTGCCTCGATAATGTTGCCGATGGAGCCGAGGTcgatatacgaggtacacatgaacgAAAGCGTAGATTCTGCCGTGATGCAGCTACTAATCCCCGACGAGTTTGTGGACTCTAGCTTGACGTTAACATCGACCTGCGGTGAAGAATGTAGGATCGCGGTTCATGTGACTGCCGAAGATCATCTGGCAGGGACAATCGTGAACACTACAACCGCCACCGTCTACTTCAAGCCCTATTCGGATACGTTCCATTACGCTACTCTTCGTCTGCTATCCGGGGAATCGTCGACCGTGTCCTTACAGTTGCTCGACAGTTCTCCCACTGATTTTACCCAAGTGAAGCCAGTGGACTTGATGAGAAAGTCCTTGCCCGACTTCTTCCTCTTCGACTACGAACATCTTCGTGGAAACGGCACGAAACCGTCTGCGTTCAATCTGACCGCAGACACTCTGTCCGTCCTCAGCTTTGAAATCGGTCGTGTGTACGACGTAGGTGGTACTTTAACTCTGGGGTTGAAGTTAGTCGACACGAAGGACAAGGAGAAGAAGAATGTGGTTGTAGTCGCGTGCATTTCGTTAG GTTACTATTCGAACATCACTGCCGGCGGAGGCTGCGTCCGCACAGAAAATACAACGGCCGCTGATATATACGTGAATTCTACGAAGCCAGCTAGTCTTCACATTCCATATCCGGAGTCGGGAATCTGGCACTTGAGTTTGAGGGCATTCTGTTTGGAGGAGAACTGCCGTTGCATCGCGACCTGTCTAAATGGGACCGCCTGCGAGGATTGCGATTGCATGAGCCCTTGCGAGGCCAGAGTCGAGAGTCGTATCTCTTCGCTACCTTGCATCGAAGGTCGTTGCAACTCCCGTGGGAAATGCATGCATTACATGAGCGGCGGCTTCGTATTCGCCGCGTGTCATTGCTCTGGTGCTTACCGCGGTTTCGATTGCGCGGACGATAC CAATCTGGCATTCATCGGTTCCATTTACGTGGCCATCCGCCGGGAATATTTCACGGAGGCGATCGTTTACGCCGCAGTAATGTTCTTTTCGACGTTCTATCACGCCTGCGAGGCTGGAGAGGACGTGTACAGCGTCTGCATCATGAGACTgagcgtgctgcaattttgcgaCTTCTTCAACGCTCTCCTATCTATCTGGGTGACGCTGGTAGCGATGGCTTCGTTTGGCCCGAAACTCACCGCCTTCTGTCAAATATCTGGAGCTGTTATACTTGCTATGAGCGCTGAAATGGATCGTACGGCTCTTTGGGTGTTTCTTTTGCCAGCCATCACGGGCTCCGCTCTGATCGGCCTGTCTTGGGGCATGAGGTGCAAGAGGAGAGGTACGATTCGTTATCCATCGCGTCCTTATAG GAGCATCTATTTCCCGGCTGGTCTTCTTATAGTCTCGCTAGGACTTATCTGCTACGCATTTCTGCAGACAAGAAGCAATTATTACATTGTCCACAGTTTGTGGCACGTGTGCGTTGCAGTAGGAGTCATACTGTTGCTACCAAAGCGACAGTACATGAAATGA
- the LOC143431566 gene encoding transmembrane protein 8B isoform X1, producing MRGSVLVVLLAWIIAREQGLCGKLERVAHQPNNILDDYYAYRHISIVHFSIPDCTVAAGFKFIVKEEKTGGIGSCSPRNVSIYLKSGSLPFVQPDGSKIAAKLMKGRRRYYTLTMESNGDEYMIRIDAPSPGDWYAIAFRSWSDPDNGKITQQGLGASCDTVLDAELLVEPASIMLPMEPRSIYEVHMNESVDSAVMQLLIPDEFVDSSLTLTSTCGEECRIAVHVTAEDHLAGTIVNTTTATVYFKPYSDTFHYATLRLLSGESSTVSLQLLDSSPTDFTQVKPVDLMRKSLPDFFLFDYEHLRGNGTKPSAFNLTADTLSVLSFEIGRVYDVGGTLTLGLKLVDTKDKEKKNVVVVACISLGYYSNITAGGGCVRTENTTAADIYVNSTKPASLHIPYPESGIWHLSLRAFCLEENCRCIATCLNGTACEDCDCMSPCEARVESRISSLPCIEGRCNSRGKCMHYMSGGFVFAACHCSGAYRGFDCADDTYVLSNGDVIIRVILLTFSNLAFIGSIYVAIRREYFTEAIVYAAVMFFSTFYHACEAGEDVYSVCIMRLSVLQFCDFFNALLSIWVTLVAMASFGPKLTAFCQISGAVILAMSAEMDRTALWVFLLPAITGSALIGLSWGMRCKRRGTIRYPSRPYRSIYFPAGLLIVSLGLICYAFLQTRSNYYIVHSLWHVCVAVGVILLLPKRQYMK from the exons ATGCGTGGCAGCGTGCTAGTCGTTTTGTTGGCATGGATCATCGCGAGAGAACAGGGCCTGTGCGGCAAACTCGAGCGAGTCGCTCATCAACCGAACAACATCCTCGACGACTATTACGCCTACCGTCACATCTCCATCGTCCACTTCAGCATCCCGGATTGCACGGTTGCCGCAGGGTTCAA GTTCATTGTAAAAGAAGAGAAAACTGGAGGAATAGGTAGCTGTTCGCCCCGGAATGTCTCGATATACTTGAAATCCGGCAGCCTGCCGTTCGTGCAACCGGACGGATCGAAAATAGCGGCTAAGCTCATGAAAGGGAGACGTCGTTATTATACCCTGACAATGGAGAGTAACGGGGATGAGTATATGATCAGAATCGACGCACCTTCGCCGGGTGATTGGTACGCTATCGCGTTTCGATCCTGGAGCGATCCTGACAACGGGAAGATCACTCAACAAG GTCTTGGAGCGTCGTGCGACACTGTATTGGACGCAGAGTTACTTGTAGAACCTGCCTCGATAATGTTGCCGATGGAGCCGAGGTcgatatacgaggtacacatgaacgAAAGCGTAGATTCTGCCGTGATGCAGCTACTAATCCCCGACGAGTTTGTGGACTCTAGCTTGACGTTAACATCGACCTGCGGTGAAGAATGTAGGATCGCGGTTCATGTGACTGCCGAAGATCATCTGGCAGGGACAATCGTGAACACTACAACCGCCACCGTCTACTTCAAGCCCTATTCGGATACGTTCCATTACGCTACTCTTCGTCTGCTATCCGGGGAATCGTCGACCGTGTCCTTACAGTTGCTCGACAGTTCTCCCACTGATTTTACCCAAGTGAAGCCAGTGGACTTGATGAGAAAGTCCTTGCCCGACTTCTTCCTCTTCGACTACGAACATCTTCGTGGAAACGGCACGAAACCGTCTGCGTTCAATCTGACCGCAGACACTCTGTCCGTCCTCAGCTTTGAAATCGGTCGTGTGTACGACGTAGGTGGTACTTTAACTCTGGGGTTGAAGTTAGTCGACACGAAGGACAAGGAGAAGAAGAATGTGGTTGTAGTCGCGTGCATTTCGTTAG GTTACTATTCGAACATCACTGCCGGCGGAGGCTGCGTCCGCACAGAAAATACAACGGCCGCTGATATATACGTGAATTCTACGAAGCCAGCTAGTCTTCACATTCCATATCCGGAGTCGGGAATCTGGCACTTGAGTTTGAGGGCATTCTGTTTGGAGGAGAACTGCCGTTGCATCGCGACCTGTCTAAATGGGACCGCCTGCGAGGATTGCGATTGCATGAGCCCTTGCGAGGCCAGAGTCGAGAGTCGTATCTCTTCGCTACCTTGCATCGAAGGTCGTTGCAACTCCCGTGGGAAATGCATGCATTACATGAGCGGCGGCTTCGTATTCGCCGCGTGTCATTGCTCTGGTGCTTACCGCGGTTTCGATTGCGCGGACGATACGTATGTCCTTAGTAATGGGGACGTAATCATCCGTGTGATATTGCTAACGTTTAGCAATCTGGCATTCATCGGTTCCATTTACGTGGCCATCCGCCGGGAATATTTCACGGAGGCGATCGTTTACGCCGCAGTAATGTTCTTTTCGACGTTCTATCACGCCTGCGAGGCTGGAGAGGACGTGTACAGCGTCTGCATCATGAGACTgagcgtgctgcaattttgcgaCTTCTTCAACGCTCTCCTATCTATCTGGGTGACGCTGGTAGCGATGGCTTCGTTTGGCCCGAAACTCACCGCCTTCTGTCAAATATCTGGAGCTGTTATACTTGCTATGAGCGCTGAAATGGATCGTACGGCTCTTTGGGTGTTTCTTTTGCCAGCCATCACGGGCTCCGCTCTGATCGGCCTGTCTTGGGGCATGAGGTGCAAGAGGAGAGGTACGATTCGTTATCCATCGCGTCCTTATAG GAGCATCTATTTCCCGGCTGGTCTTCTTATAGTCTCGCTAGGACTTATCTGCTACGCATTTCTGCAGACAAGAAGCAATTATTACATTGTCCACAGTTTGTGGCACGTGTGCGTTGCAGTAGGAGTCATACTGTTGCTACCAAAGCGACAGTACATGAAATGA
- the LOC143431677 gene encoding uncharacterized protein LOC143431677: MFSLRCFILFLISSATVVRSNPKFDDGGFIPSSMIYLGKSAKSQDQIAMPSQVESREASTKRADTDTNDITDRNQEARFGFTNLGSTGSGYGVSSYAPAKIDLGGLILGAILGIGSILIIPKLLYVLSGTYGHYARSDESGFTQIMTKMDDVLARHGIDTTSCMQRAVCTYSQQAASSMKEANNLNDEERASSFERVIDAITTNQIFQTATEGTAIQEAVEAGRAGRNCSRNYPHCGFSVETILSLLSNVITTVATVNTGATTPTGTGSL, translated from the exons ATGTTCAGTCTTCGATGCTTCATCCTGTTCCTGATCTCCTCAGCGACGGTTGTTAGGAGCAATCCAAAATTTGACGACGGAGG GTTTATACCGAGTTCGATGATCTATTTGGGGAAGAGTGCAAAGTCTCAGGACCAGATAGCCATGCCATCCCAAGTGGAGTcgcgcgaggcgtcgacgaAGCGGGCTGACACGGACACCAATGACATTACGGATCGCAACCAGGAGGCTCGATTTGGTTTCACGAATCTGGGTAGTACAGGGAGC GGTTACGGAGTGTCTTCTTATGCCCCGGCGAAAATAGACTTGGGAGGATTGATTCTGGGCGCTATTCTGGGGATCGGTTCCATCCTCATCATTCCCAAGTTACTCTACGTCCTCTCCGGCACTTATGGCCACTACGCTAGAA GCGATGAGAGCGGTTTCACTCAGATCATGACAAAGATGGACGACGTTCTGGCCCGTCACGGCATCGATACGACGTCTTGCATGCAACGAGCCGTGTGCACTTACTCGCAGCAGGCTGCGTCCTCCATGAAGGAGGCCAATAATCTAAACGACGAGGAAAGAGCCTCCTCGTTCGAGCGGGTGATCGACGCGATCACAACGAATCAGATTTTCCAGACGGCCACGGAGGGAACCGCGATACAAGAGGCGGTGGAAGCAGGGAGAGCCGGACGGAATTGTTCGCGGAATTATCCACATTGTGGATTCTCCGTGGAAACCATACTGTCCTTGTTATCGAACGTAATTACCACAGTCGCGACGGTTAACACGGGAGCAACGACGCCCACGGGAACTGGGTCGTTGTAA
- the LOC143424059 gene encoding uncharacterized protein LOC143424059 produces the protein MKSSFKHVITLLLLSLLHFSEPKNDVHEKSKSSRAHSKTFGKHPNGGLFSFNSDEGKLSIDWAITIPFVSIPLEHKIEENGALPSLLNVNVKSLGIVGLIAALFTVIPPLFSKTHSHFNYRSMDDEQWLQMGNTINEMILGNAYVVPCVQRVVCSIVSVATHTDNPTSVNKIIDGLSSHKWIKDVTNGTIIQDAVAVGRKGNEDCEHVYKDCLLTPKLLRTMMNELGIV, from the exons ATGAAAAGTTCGTTTAAACACGTTATTACATTGTTACTACTTTCATTGCTGCACTTTTCTGAACCGAAAAACGACGTTCACGAGAAGAGTAAGAGTTCAAGAGCTCATAGTAAGACGTTCGGGAAACATCCTAACGGTGGATTGTTCTCCTTCAATTCCGATGAAGGAAAACTTAGC ATCGATTGGGCTATAACTATTCCCTTCGTCTCGATACCATTGGAGCATAAAATCGAGGAGAACGGTGCACTTCCGTCGCTGCTCAACGTTAACGTGAAATCCCTTGGAATCGTTGGGCTAATAGCTGCGCTGTTCACCGTGATTCCACCACTGTTCTCGAAAACACATTCGCATTTCAATTACC GCTCGATGGACGATGAACAATGGCTGCAAATGGGAAACACTATCAACGAGATGATTTTAGGTAACGCTTACGTAGTCCCGTGCGTGCAACGCGTTGTTTGCTCGATCGTTTCAGTGGCAACGCACACGGACAACCCAACGAGCGTGAATAAAATAATCGATGGTTTGTCAAG TCACAAGTGGATCAAAGACGTCACAAACGGCACGATCATTCAAGACGCTGTGGCTGTCGGACGAAAAGGAAATGAAGATTGCGAGCATGTTTACAAGGACTGTTTACTAACGCCGAAACTTTTGAGAACCATGATGAATGAACTCGGGATAGTGTGA